The Skermanella rosea sequence TGAAGGGTGGCGCCACCGGATTGCTAGAAGGCCGGCCATTGATCGCCACGCCGATCGTGGCGAATTCCGGGAGAACTCGATGCGACAAGCCACCGCCCCCCTTTGCCTCAGGCCCGTCCTTGCCGGCGCCGCCGCGACCGCCAGCCTGGCCATGACCTTCTCCACCGTTCCGGCGACGGCTGACGCGCAGACGACCGCTCCGGGCAACGGCGAGGCACCGGGCAGTTCTTCCGACGACATCCTCGTCCTCGACACGATCAACGTGGGCGCTGCCACTCCTCAATCCGGCAATGTCAATTCCGCCTCCACCGGCATCTCCCGCCTGCCCGAGACGGTGAAGGAGACGCCCCGGGTCATCAACGTCGTGCCCCAGGAGATCATCGAGCAGCAGCGCGCCGCCTCGCTCGAACAGGCGCTGAGGAACGTGCCCGGCATCACCATCTCGACCGGCGAAGGCAATGGCGGCCAGAGCGGCGACCAGTTCCGCATCCGCGGCCTGACGGCCCGCGGCGACATCTACCTGGATGGCCTGAAGGATTTCGGTGTCTACACCCACGACATCTTCAATACGGAAACCGTCCAGGTCCTGAAGGGGCCGACCGGGAGCGGCTTCGGCGTCGGCAACTCCGGCGGCGTCATCAATCAGAGCAGCAAGAGGGCCGGCCCGGAGAGACGGGCGGAAATCGAACAGTCCATCGGTTCCGGTCCCCTCTACCGCACCACCGTCGACCTCAACCAGCCCATCAACGACACGACCGCACTGCGGCTGAACGGCCTGTACCATGATCAGGATATCGCCGACCGGGACGAGGCCGAGGCGGACCGGAAAGGTCTGGCGCTGGACCTGGGCCTGGGCCTGGGAACCCCGACCACCTGGCACCTCAACTATTTCTACCTGAACGGCAGGAAGACCCCCGACATGGGCCAGCCCATGGTCCTGGGAGGCGATGGGGTCTATCGCCCTGCGGGAGAGTTCGGACTGGATCGCTCGACGTCCTACATCCGCAATCTCGACCGGGACGACACGGAGAACCATGTCGTCACGTCGCTGCTCGCCCACGAAGTCAATTCCGGGCTGTCCCTCTACAACGATACCCGGTGGAGCCACTACGAGCGGGACTTCGCCGCCACCAATCCCGCGTCCCTGAATGCCGCCGCGAGCGCGCTGTTCCTGAGCGGCGGGGATCCGGCACTGACCTACGGCGCCGGCGGCGGCATGGCCTTCGAGCAGGAGGGCTGGGGCGTCCAGAACATCGCCGGCGCCAAGGCGGAGGGCATGCTGTTCGGCCTGCGGCACAGGGCGAACGGCGGCATCGACGTGAACTACCAGAAGGACGAGCGCCGCTCCGGCAGCTGGGTAAACCGTACCGCCAACCAGACGGTGCGCAATCCCATCCACACCTACAATGCCGACACCTTCATCACATACCCGCCCGAAGGAGGCCGCGAGGCCAGCGTCACCAACACCGGGCTGTTCGTCAGCGACCGCGTGTGGCTCCTCGACCAGGTTTCGGTCCAGGGCGGCATCCGCTGGGACTATTTCCGCACCACCTTCAGCTCGGCCAACCCGACCATCGCCGGCGGCGAGGACACCGAAACCACCTGGAGCCCGTCGGTCAGCCTGATCTACGAGCCGACCCAGGCCTCGTCGGTCTACGCGTCCTATTCCCGCTCCTACAAGCCGATCGGCACCGACATCGCGGCGGCGGTCACCAACGGCACGGCCGAGACGCCGAACGACGCGCGGAACTTCGATCCCGAGAAGACCGACCTGTACGAGGTCGGCGCGAAGGCCGATTTCCTGAACGGCCGGCTGGGCCTCGGGGGCTCGATCTTCCAGGTGGAGAAGAGCAACACCTACTCCGTCGATCCCGCGACCGGCACGATCACCGACGCCTTCTCGGAAGCCGGCCTCGGCGTGCGCGTCAGGGGCGTCGAAGGAAGCATCAGCGGCAGGCTGACCTCGGCCTGGAACGTCTATGCCAACTATGCCTATCTCAGCGGCGAGGTGACGGAGTCCCGGACCAACCCCGACGTCGTCGGAAACGACGCCGCCAACGTGCCGAGGCACAATGCCAACCTGTGGACGAGCTACGACTTCGATACCGGCCTGCCCGGCGTGGTGACGGTCGGGGGCGGCATCCAGTACGC is a genomic window containing:
- a CDS encoding TonB-dependent receptor, with protein sequence MRQATAPLCLRPVLAGAAATASLAMTFSTVPATADAQTTAPGNGEAPGSSSDDILVLDTINVGAATPQSGNVNSASTGISRLPETVKETPRVINVVPQEIIEQQRAASLEQALRNVPGITISTGEGNGGQSGDQFRIRGLTARGDIYLDGLKDFGVYTHDIFNTETVQVLKGPTGSGFGVGNSGGVINQSSKRAGPERRAEIEQSIGSGPLYRTTVDLNQPINDTTALRLNGLYHDQDIADRDEAEADRKGLALDLGLGLGTPTTWHLNYFYLNGRKTPDMGQPMVLGGDGVYRPAGEFGLDRSTSYIRNLDRDDTENHVVTSLLAHEVNSGLSLYNDTRWSHYERDFAATNPASLNAAASALFLSGGDPALTYGAGGGMAFEQEGWGVQNIAGAKAEGMLFGLRHRANGGIDVNYQKDERRSGSWVNRTANQTVRNPIHTYNADTFITYPPEGGREASVTNTGLFVSDRVWLLDQVSVQGGIRWDYFRTTFSSANPTIAGGEDTETTWSPSVSLIYEPTQASSVYASYSRSYKPIGTDIAAAVTNGTAETPNDARNFDPEKTDLYEVGAKADFLNGRLGLGGSIFQVEKSNTYSVDPATGTITDAFSEAGLGVRVRGVEGSISGRLTSAWNVYANYAYLSGEVTESRTNPDVVGNDAANVPRHNANLWTSYDFDTGLPGVVTVGGGIQYASEYWSDSANTARIPDTFTLDAVVSYEIANFSVALNGYNLSDHRNYTSAFNAVRAVPASGRTVVLTVGAEF